A window of Halovivax gelatinilyticus genomic DNA:
TCAGATCCAGTCCGCGGACGGCCGCCGAGCCCGCCGACCCCTCCTCGCTGTCGGTTAGCAGCATCTGCATGCCCAGACAGATCCCGAAGAGCGGCGTCTCCGACGCGGCGACGGCGAGGAGGTCCTCGCGAATCGGATCGGCGTTCTCGACCCCCTCGCGAAAGGCGCCGACTCCGGGGAGGACGACGCCGTCGGCGGCGAGAAAGTCCGCCGACTCGTCGGTGATCGTCACGTCCGCGCCGGCGCGTTCGAGCCCGCGAGTGACGCTGTGTAGATTGCCGAGCCCGTAGTCGACGACCGCGACGCTCGCCTGCGCCGTCTCGGCCGACGACTGGCTCTCCTGTGTGCTCATATTTCTACCTCCGGCAGTCGGAACGAAGGGCCTTTCGTTAGAGGACCACGAGGAGCTGAGCGAATGCGAGGCCGAACGAAGTGAGGCCTCGAATACGTGAGCGGCGAAGCCGCGAGCGAACGAAGTGAACGAAATACTCGGACTCGCTAACCACGAGATTTCGAGCCGCACGGTTCGGAGAGCACGATTCGAAGAACGAAGCGAATTGCGAGGGATGAGCGAGCGACGGCGAGACCGTCGATCAGTACTCGCCGAGACGGGACTGGCCACCCTCGTCGGTCGGCGAGACGCCGGCGATCGCTGCGGCTTCCCGAATCGTCTCGGCGAACGCAGGTTCCTGGCTCCGGTCGTACAGCG
This region includes:
- the hisH gene encoding imidazole glycerol phosphate synthase subunit HisH, whose product is MSTQESQSSAETAQASVAVVDYGLGNLHSVTRGLERAGADVTITDESADFLAADGVVLPGVGAFREGVENADPIREDLLAVAASETPLFGICLGMQMLLTDSEEGSAGSAAVRGLDLIPGTNVRFAQGQKVPHMGWNDLTIERPHPIVEGVGRRPANGTDQPEVVDGEYTYFVHSYYAVPDDESTIVATVDYGVTVPAVIADESGTVFGTQFHPEKSGETGLRILRNFVSLCAE